From one Caldithrix abyssi DSM 13497 genomic stretch:
- a CDS encoding IS1634 family transposase has product MFIKEVTKKNKGYDKTFVYHQLVESYRTEKGPRQRKLLNLGKLTIPKDQWKTLANRIEEIISGQTSLIEVDEQIEQLAQRYASLLIQNKLKQEKVEKKESPQETETIFTGSVKFRDASSIGGEYISLMMLRKLKFNELLKKLGFKEKDIKLAELLIVGRLVHPSSEWATLRWVKKQSAIDELLELDLSRLSHNKLYRITDQLLEHKDKIENGLVEQERLLFSLQEKIILYDLTNTYFESSRTSELKARGRSKDKRHDMPLVTLGLVLDEDGFPKESRLFSGNVSEPETLSKILDTIGGKVRKLIILDAGIATEENLQLITKRGHDYLVVSRSKPEIEIEENAFKEINHDQRHKVEAYLYRKDKELYLYCRSASRQKKEEAIRQFHQQRFEAELKYAAESLHKKRGTKKYPKVLERIGRIKERHAKVAYFYDITVEHHNGIVTEISWKIKDEQKMDDRFSGTYYLRTSRLDLTDREIWQLYISLTDVEDGFRSLKSELGLRPNFHQKDKRIEGHIFISILAFHVLISLQKQLHDAGVYHRWTTIRELLSVQQRVSVEMKTQKGDLLVIRDTTEPEAIHYLMAQAFKIKPKPLGMKKIRI; this is encoded by the coding sequence ATGTTTATTAAAGAAGTCACAAAAAAGAATAAAGGGTACGATAAAACCTTCGTTTACCATCAATTGGTCGAATCCTATCGTACTGAAAAAGGCCCAAGACAAAGAAAATTGCTCAACCTGGGCAAGCTTACCATTCCTAAAGACCAATGGAAAACACTTGCCAATCGCATCGAAGAGATCATAAGCGGACAAACTTCACTGATCGAAGTGGATGAGCAAATTGAACAATTAGCCCAGCGCTATGCCTCGCTTTTAATTCAAAACAAACTAAAACAAGAAAAGGTAGAAAAAAAAGAAAGCCCACAGGAAACCGAGACCATTTTTACGGGCTCTGTCAAATTCAGAGATGCTAGCAGTATAGGAGGCGAATACATCAGTTTGATGATGTTAAGAAAGCTTAAGTTCAATGAACTTTTAAAAAAGCTGGGCTTTAAGGAGAAGGATATTAAACTGGCCGAACTGTTGATCGTTGGGCGCCTGGTGCACCCCTCAAGCGAATGGGCGACCTTACGCTGGGTCAAAAAGCAAAGCGCCATCGATGAGCTTTTAGAGTTAGACCTTTCAAGACTTTCTCACAATAAACTTTATCGAATTACGGATCAATTATTAGAACATAAGGACAAAATCGAGAATGGTTTAGTAGAGCAAGAGCGTCTGTTATTTTCCTTGCAGGAAAAGATCATCCTGTACGATTTAACCAATACGTATTTTGAGAGTAGCCGTACCAGTGAACTCAAGGCTCGCGGACGTAGTAAAGATAAGCGTCACGATATGCCCCTGGTTACTTTAGGCCTGGTATTGGATGAGGATGGATTCCCCAAGGAGAGTCGTCTTTTCTCTGGCAATGTTTCCGAACCAGAGACTTTGTCTAAAATTCTGGATACGATAGGCGGCAAAGTCAGGAAATTGATTATTTTAGATGCCGGGATTGCCACAGAAGAGAACTTGCAACTGATCACAAAGCGTGGACACGACTATCTGGTTGTCTCACGCAGTAAACCGGAAATCGAGATCGAAGAAAATGCTTTTAAAGAGATTAATCACGATCAACGCCATAAAGTGGAAGCCTATCTTTACCGTAAGGATAAAGAGCTTTATTTATACTGTCGCAGCGCCTCAAGGCAAAAGAAAGAGGAAGCCATTCGACAATTTCATCAGCAGCGCTTTGAGGCGGAGTTGAAATATGCGGCGGAGAGTTTGCACAAGAAACGAGGCACGAAGAAATATCCCAAGGTTTTAGAACGCATTGGCCGCATAAAGGAACGTCATGCAAAGGTGGCCTATTTTTATGATATTACGGTTGAGCATCACAATGGTATCGTGACAGAGATCAGCTGGAAGATAAAAGATGAGCAAAAGATGGATGATCGATTTTCCGGCACGTATTATTTACGGACGAGTCGTCTGGATTTAACGGATCGTGAGATTTGGCAGCTCTACATCAGTTTAACGGATGTGGAGGATGGATTTCGCTCGTTGAAGAGTGAATTAGGCTTAAGGCCTAATTTTCACCAGAAGGATAAACGCATTGAAGGGCATATTTTCATTTCGATTTTAGCCTTTCATGTATTGATAAGTCTTCAAAAACAATTACATGATGCAGGCGTTTATCATCGCTGGACAACCATTCGTGAATTACTTTCCGTACAGCAGCGAGTAAGCGTGGAGATGAAAACGCAGAAAGGAGATTTATTAGTTATAAGAGATACGACCGAACCGGAGGCGATCCATTATTTAATGGCGCAGGCATTTAAGATCAAGCCCAAGCCATTAGGTATGAAAAAGATAAGAATTTAA
- a CDS encoding tetratricopeptide repeat protein, with protein sequence MMRRITISVLILFILAGSILAQDKRKIALLPFFNEKPSSRNSWMAFGLEYYLRNKLSVLSGFYLPEKKVLKKVLDEVGFGKAPLNEQMIYRIGRYANVEMTVSGSFFVENNLITLKILYSNAYNGTPILSSQFRQPVDKFFELGNQVIEQLISLTGIPVSATEKRLLSFTLTNSVSAFESFIRAYMENSKPNARIEKVTGLFRQAIQKDPEFWEAYYNLGIVYFNAQKYTKALEQFNKVINALPNFSKPYYGRGLIFIKQGAYDKALKDFERVKELNPNDYQAYYYIGRVLRKQKKFVEAEKALKKASEINPDFAPTFFEWGNIYYDKKNFRKAIEYYRNAAELNPKNSEYHLRLGDCYYRSQIFYSALNELNKSIELQPDNPYAYFLKGLTIYKQAVIEELISAFLELLDAQNQSNADLVKVNKPRRRNSDITMDPIKKKQVYLDMAIAFTNAVKYKPDFKEAIFNLALTYHEMGSYDLAEKYYILVLTLDDSLLRVYLKLAELYTEIGKKDLALEQYRKIFYLNPAYIVKHPSLGPEFRYLNILDKFKKELEETLQKNPNDVRANLVLAKVFEAQGNYGKAANLARRVLAFNPQNKEAQKLLKSISQ encoded by the coding sequence ATGATGAGAAGAATAACAATATCGGTTTTAATCCTTTTCATATTGGCAGGCTCTATTTTAGCTCAGGATAAAAGGAAAATTGCGCTTTTACCTTTTTTTAATGAAAAACCCAGTAGCCGCAATAGCTGGATGGCCTTTGGGCTGGAATATTACCTGAGAAATAAATTGAGCGTACTTTCCGGTTTTTACCTGCCAGAAAAGAAAGTGCTAAAAAAAGTGCTGGATGAAGTCGGCTTTGGTAAAGCGCCTTTAAACGAACAGATGATCTATCGTATCGGGCGCTATGCTAATGTGGAAATGACGGTATCGGGCTCTTTTTTTGTAGAAAACAACCTTATCACGCTCAAAATACTTTACAGCAACGCCTATAACGGTACGCCCATTCTTTCCAGTCAGTTCAGGCAGCCGGTGGATAAATTTTTTGAACTGGGCAACCAGGTCATCGAGCAATTAATTTCCTTAACCGGAATTCCGGTTAGCGCCACCGAAAAACGTCTACTCTCTTTTACTCTTACCAATTCTGTAAGCGCCTTTGAATCCTTTATCCGGGCTTACATGGAAAACAGTAAACCCAATGCGCGTATTGAAAAAGTAACCGGCCTGTTCCGGCAGGCCATTCAAAAAGACCCGGAGTTCTGGGAAGCCTATTACAATTTGGGCATCGTCTATTTTAACGCCCAGAAATACACAAAAGCCCTGGAGCAATTCAATAAAGTCATTAATGCCCTGCCTAATTTTTCCAAGCCCTACTATGGACGGGGGCTCATTTTTATTAAACAGGGAGCATACGACAAGGCTTTAAAAGATTTTGAACGCGTTAAAGAATTAAATCCCAATGATTACCAGGCCTATTACTACATCGGGCGTGTTTTACGCAAACAAAAGAAATTTGTCGAAGCGGAAAAAGCGCTGAAAAAAGCATCGGAAATCAACCCCGATTTTGCCCCCACTTTTTTTGAATGGGGGAATATCTACTACGATAAAAAAAACTTCCGCAAAGCCATTGAGTATTATCGCAACGCGGCGGAACTGAATCCGAAAAACTCCGAATACCATTTACGTCTGGGTGATTGCTACTACCGCTCTCAAATATTTTACAGCGCTCTGAACGAACTGAACAAATCGATTGAATTACAACCAGACAATCCGTACGCTTATTTCTTAAAAGGCTTAACCATTTATAAACAGGCCGTCATCGAAGAACTCATTTCCGCTTTTCTGGAATTGCTGGACGCTCAGAACCAGTCAAACGCCGACCTGGTTAAGGTAAACAAACCCCGGCGCCGGAACTCTGATATTACAATGGATCCCATTAAGAAAAAACAGGTCTATCTGGATATGGCCATCGCTTTTACCAACGCCGTAAAATATAAACCGGACTTTAAAGAAGCGATCTTTAACCTGGCTCTTACCTACCATGAAATGGGAAGTTATGATCTTGCTGAAAAATACTATATTCTGGTTCTGACCTTAGACGATTCTTTGTTACGCGTTTATCTCAAATTAGCGGAACTTTACACCGAAATCGGGAAAAAAGACCTGGCGCTGGAACAATATCGTAAAATATTTTATTTGAATCCGGCTTACATTGTAAAGCATCCTTCGTTGGGGCCGGAGTTTCGCTATTTAAACATTCTGGATAAGTTTAAAAAAGAACTGGAAGAAACGTTACAGAAAAACCCCAACGATGTGCGGGCCAATCTGGTTTTGGCCAAAGTTTTTGAAGCACAGGGCAATTACGGCAAAGCGGCCAATCTGGCGCGCAGAGTCCTTGCCTTCAATCCGCAAAACAAAGAAGCCCAAAAACTGCTGAAATCCATTTCTCAGTAA
- the rodA gene encoding rod shape-determining protein RodA codes for MAQIYDHLKKIDWFIFLPVLLLIGIGLITIFSATYYSAADQRYFTKQLVYAFVGVFLMLAINFMPYKLIQKSSYFFYLLALLSLVMVLFLGVKGYGAERWLKIGPIRLQPSEFAKIATVLAVARYLSLNGRKVNQLKHLFVVFLLVLLPFALIVKQPDLGTSLVFLALIIPMLYLAGVSWFVLFVLIPPLITMLASFNIYAYVIWLFVIFLILIFTNQKLYLKIFVFLQHLAVGSITPLLWNSLKAYQKKRILTFIQPENDPQGAGYQIIQSKVAIGSGGIWGKGFLQGSQSQLNFLPAHHTDFIFSVLGEEWGFFGITIVLFIFLFLFLYLLWLAHSVKSDYSRLTIVGITTILAFHTMINIGMTIGFAPVTGLPLPFLSYGGSFLLTVCVAMGITLNFSRNKFSI; via the coding sequence ATGGCACAAATTTACGATCATTTGAAAAAAATAGACTGGTTTATCTTTTTGCCCGTACTGTTATTAATTGGCATCGGGCTGATCACCATTTTTAGCGCCACCTATTACTCTGCGGCCGATCAAAGGTATTTTACCAAACAACTGGTTTACGCTTTTGTTGGCGTTTTTTTAATGCTGGCCATCAATTTTATGCCTTACAAGCTCATCCAGAAAAGCAGTTATTTCTTTTATCTATTGGCTCTGCTGAGTTTGGTTATGGTATTGTTTTTGGGAGTCAAAGGGTACGGCGCCGAACGCTGGTTAAAAATCGGCCCCATTCGCCTGCAACCTTCGGAATTCGCCAAAATCGCCACGGTTTTAGCCGTCGCCCGCTATTTGTCGCTGAACGGCAGAAAAGTCAATCAATTAAAGCATCTATTTGTAGTCTTTTTACTCGTTTTGCTGCCTTTTGCGTTAATTGTCAAACAGCCTGATCTGGGAACGTCTCTGGTATTTTTAGCGCTGATTATTCCCATGTTGTATCTGGCTGGTGTTTCCTGGTTTGTTTTGTTTGTGCTCATCCCGCCGCTGATTACGATGCTCGCCTCTTTTAACATTTATGCTTATGTGATCTGGTTGTTTGTGATTTTTTTAATCCTGATTTTTACGAACCAGAAACTATATTTAAAAATTTTTGTTTTTTTACAACATCTTGCCGTGGGCAGCATTACCCCGCTTTTGTGGAATTCATTAAAAGCATATCAGAAAAAACGGATTTTAACCTTCATTCAGCCCGAAAACGATCCGCAAGGCGCCGGTTATCAGATCATTCAAAGCAAGGTAGCCATTGGTTCCGGCGGCATCTGGGGTAAGGGGTTTTTGCAGGGATCGCAGTCGCAGCTAAACTTTTTGCCGGCGCACCACACCGACTTTATCTTTTCGGTTTTGGGTGAAGAATGGGGATTTTTTGGAATTACGATTGTCCTGTTTATCTTTTTATTCTTATTTCTGTATCTATTGTGGCTGGCTCACTCCGTTAAATCCGATTACTCCCGCCTGACAATCGTGGGCATTACCACCATTTTAGCGTTTCATACCATGATTAACATTGGAATGACCATTGGTTTTGCTCCGGTAACAGGACTGCCGTTACCATTTTTAAGCTATGGCGGATCATTTTTATTAACGGTGTGTGTTGCCATGGGAATTACTTTAAACTTTTCACGGAACAAATTTAGTATTTAG